In a genomic window of Allomeiothermus silvanus DSM 9946:
- a CDS encoding S8 family serine peptidase, whose translation MRLALFVLALGLAACSQRGAPPSQIRLDYSGQGTLDLNVSYSTAWKLLSTSNWLTATPAEGLGPARVSLQAKPADVPEAPTISADLQLSGDLQGNVKVTLPLVKLSGQVQSLPSQTSFPLEAGAVPLHGKPQNLSTGEILVKYRSSALRGTRAALPELAEMVPQGAELLFSDRLNRLVKLRAADLQATLRRLQSDPRVEWAEPNGIVWALGEPADEFYPLEGHLRLTGARFSYLGSYPNPVTVAVVDTGVRYDHPDLQGRLVLPGEGALDLVEGDLDPTDTGDMAYPDKGSHGTHVTGIITARVGTNPLPASCTEDGKLTCSESGVVGVAGLAPVKVLPIRVLDESGNGTFEAVAAAIRYAAGIPVEFEGKSYTNPQPVSVINLSLGSTAQSQAMCEAVAEATARGVAVVAAAGNGGGTAYFYPASCPGAISVGATDYNFGGVPRPAWYSQQNDRVSVSAPGGDTAQFTSGLVCRNKRTGDERPCPDGILSTTWDFTFKDPITQKVVGRPNYAFYMGTSQAAPQVAAALALLISSGQASNGQAAWEQLKSHLTDLGPAGKDDAYGLGFLNLPGALGLKLPPGPYVLTLEGPTPRILKPDASGHFETYVMAGEYDLKSCRDDSQNGLCDADEPHLTQHLRVPPQAGFSLGLQFVGTP comes from the coding sequence ATGCGTCTGGCTCTTTTTGTGCTGGCATTGGGCCTGGCGGCCTGCTCACAGCGGGGCGCCCCGCCCTCCCAGATTCGCCTCGACTATAGCGGTCAGGGCACGCTGGACTTAAACGTCAGCTATTCCACTGCCTGGAAGCTCCTCTCCACCAGCAACTGGCTGACCGCCACACCCGCCGAGGGGCTGGGGCCGGCCCGGGTGAGCTTGCAGGCTAAGCCGGCGGATGTTCCCGAAGCGCCCACCATTAGCGCCGACCTGCAACTTTCCGGGGATCTCCAGGGGAATGTCAAGGTAACCCTCCCGCTGGTCAAGCTCAGCGGCCAGGTCCAGTCGCTTCCGTCGCAAACCTCTTTTCCTCTCGAGGCGGGCGCCGTTCCCCTGCATGGCAAGCCCCAAAACCTCTCGACCGGTGAAATTCTGGTCAAGTACCGCTCGAGCGCGCTGCGGGGAACCCGTGCCGCTCTTCCCGAGCTGGCCGAGATGGTCCCCCAGGGGGCCGAGCTGCTCTTTAGTGACCGCCTCAACCGGCTGGTCAAGCTTCGGGCCGCCGACCTCCAAGCCACGCTGCGCCGCCTGCAAAGCGATCCCCGGGTGGAGTGGGCCGAACCTAACGGCATCGTTTGGGCCCTGGGCGAACCCGCTGACGAGTTCTACCCGCTGGAGGGGCACCTGCGCCTGACCGGGGCCCGATTCAGCTACCTGGGTTCTTATCCAAATCCAGTGACGGTCGCGGTGGTGGATACCGGGGTGCGCTACGATCACCCCGACCTGCAAGGACGATTGGTGCTTCCCGGGGAGGGTGCGCTCGACCTGGTGGAGGGCGACCTCGATCCCACCGATACTGGTGATATGGCCTACCCCGATAAGGGCAGCCACGGCACCCACGTGACCGGCATCATCACTGCGCGCGTAGGAACCAACCCTCTTCCGGCTAGCTGCACCGAAGACGGGAAGCTTACCTGTAGTGAGAGCGGCGTCGTGGGGGTGGCGGGCTTGGCCCCGGTCAAGGTGCTGCCGATCCGGGTACTCGACGAGAGCGGCAACGGCACCTTTGAGGCGGTAGCGGCGGCGATCCGTTATGCCGCCGGTATTCCGGTGGAGTTCGAGGGGAAAAGCTATACCAACCCCCAGCCGGTCTCGGTGATCAACCTCTCTCTGGGCTCCACAGCACAATCCCAGGCCATGTGTGAGGCCGTAGCTGAGGCGACCGCGCGGGGTGTGGCGGTGGTAGCTGCGGCGGGGAATGGGGGCGGAACCGCCTACTTCTACCCGGCCTCCTGCCCCGGGGCGATCAGCGTGGGCGCCACCGATTACAACTTTGGTGGGGTTCCACGCCCGGCCTGGTATTCCCAGCAAAATGACCGCGTGAGTGTCTCCGCCCCCGGTGGGGACACCGCCCAGTTTACCAGCGGCCTGGTATGCCGCAACAAGCGGACCGGTGACGAGCGCCCCTGCCCAGATGGTATCCTCTCGACTACCTGGGATTTCACTTTCAAGGACCCTATCACGCAGAAGGTAGTAGGTCGCCCCAACTACGCCTTTTACATGGGCACCTCGCAGGCTGCTCCTCAGGTGGCGGCAGCGCTGGCCCTGCTCATCTCGAGCGGGCAAGCCAGCAATGGTCAAGCCGCTTGGGAACAGCTTAAGAGCCACCTCACCGACCTGGGCCCGGCCGGTAAGGACGACGCTTACGGCCTGGGGTTTCTCAACTTACCGGGGGCGCTGGGTCTAAAGCTTCCGCCGGGGCCTTATGTGCTGACCCTGGAGGGGCCCACCCCCCGCATCCTCAAACCCGATGCCTCTGGGCATTTCGAGACTTACGTGATGGCCGGGGAGTATGACCTCAAGTCTTGCCGCGACGACTCCCAGAACGGTTTGTGCGACGCTGACGAACCCCACCTCACGCAGCACCTGCGGGTTCCCCCCCAAGCCGGGTTCAGCCTGGGATTGCAGTTCGTAGGAACCCCCTAG